In Mycolicibacterium mucogenicum DSM 44124, the following are encoded in one genomic region:
- a CDS encoding saccharopine dehydrogenase family protein → MRILALGGPGAMGAVAVRLAARLPGIDEIVVADRDGTAAHRLCGQLAEAPVRVRAAQVDVTDEAALRQLLDPADLVVNTVGPYYRFGVPVLRAAIATGTHYVDICDDWEPTVQMLELDETARAAGICAVIGMGASPGVSNLLAATAAAELDTVRDAYTAWPVDVPGAGGDGGEVLLGPDGRPSAAAVHWMLQSSGKICTVRGGQLTFERPLRPVGLTLPGGRRGTAYTVGHPEPITLRRTLGLTGEAVNLMVMRPQTLAYLDVLRRDTDRRRLTHETAALQFAKPNLLRYLRSLPLSVRSKGPGTLPPFFAAVSGTRAGRDCMVLTHLDLTGTAAGLFGDMARATGIPLALGLAQIVDGTARRPGVHPPDAVIDAPRFFADLARQLDRPAGRPLVIVEQDERA, encoded by the coding sequence ATGAGGATTCTCGCGTTGGGTGGCCCCGGGGCCATGGGTGCGGTAGCGGTCCGGCTCGCCGCGCGGCTGCCCGGGATCGACGAGATCGTCGTCGCGGACCGGGACGGCACCGCCGCGCACCGCCTGTGCGGACAACTCGCCGAGGCGCCGGTGCGGGTACGTGCGGCCCAGGTCGACGTCACGGACGAGGCGGCACTGCGTCAACTCCTCGACCCGGCCGACCTCGTCGTCAACACCGTCGGGCCGTACTACCGCTTCGGAGTTCCGGTGCTGCGTGCCGCCATCGCGACGGGGACGCACTACGTCGACATCTGCGACGACTGGGAACCGACGGTACAGATGCTCGAGCTCGACGAAACCGCCCGGGCCGCAGGCATTTGCGCGGTCATCGGGATGGGCGCCAGCCCGGGCGTGAGCAACCTGCTCGCCGCCACCGCGGCCGCCGAACTCGACACGGTGCGCGACGCCTACACCGCCTGGCCGGTCGACGTGCCCGGGGCAGGCGGCGACGGCGGCGAGGTGCTGCTGGGCCCGGACGGCCGGCCCTCGGCGGCGGCCGTGCACTGGATGCTGCAGAGCAGCGGCAAGATCTGCACCGTCCGGGGCGGACAGCTGACGTTCGAGCGTCCGCTGCGCCCGGTCGGGCTGACGCTGCCAGGCGGCCGCCGCGGCACGGCGTACACGGTTGGTCACCCCGAGCCCATCACGTTGCGCCGTACGCTCGGACTCACCGGCGAGGCCGTCAACCTCATGGTGATGCGGCCGCAGACGCTGGCCTATCTCGACGTGCTGCGCCGCGACACCGACCGGCGCCGACTGACACACGAGACGGCGGCCCTGCAGTTCGCGAAGCCGAACCTGTTGCGCTACTTACGATCTCTCCCACTGTCGGTCCGCAGCAAGGGGCCGGGCACGCTGCCGCCGTTCTTCGCCGCGGTGTCCGGCACGCGCGCCGGACGCGACTGCATGGTGCTGACCCACCTCGACCTGACCGGTACCGCGGCGGGACTGTTCGGGGACATGGCCCGGGCCACCGGCATCCCGCTGGCGTTGGGGCTGGCGCAGATCGTCGACGGCACCGCGCGGCGTCCGGGAGTGCACCCGCCCGACGCCGTCATCGACGCGCCGCGATTCTTCGCCGACCTGGCCCGCCAACTCGATCGGCCCGCCGGCCGGCCGCTCGTCATCGTCGAACAGGACGAGCGTGCCTAG
- a CDS encoding ankyrin repeat domain-containing protein yields the protein MASTLPTNPSLDKLRVEARQLQRADGIALHAAQFAVARRYGFTGWPALVHYLRLAADLSVDPGAVDEDALDPADRFCAWASLRYDESDAPPRWQAAAELLAGDPELVDRSIWAAAAASDPVALAEHLSTRPALANTGGGPFDWVPMMYLCYSRVPLGRSANDVLTAATLLLDAGADPNDGYLWCGMSTPFTLLTGVFGEGEQGPRRQPRHPYATELATLLLRRGAHPVDQQTLYNRMFRPDDSHLELLFAHGLADAGPSPWERRLGEAMETREQLWQRQIHWAAEHGFRDRLDLLARHGIDVSGVELVTQTFPDDPNARDDEGATPLHQAAWEGDLPLIRRLLAAGADPSLTDGRFESTPLQWAEHAYQTEAAELLRAATSATTSEYH from the coding sequence ATGGCCAGCACACTGCCCACCAATCCGTCCCTGGACAAACTGCGCGTCGAAGCCCGCCAACTGCAGCGGGCGGACGGCATCGCACTGCACGCCGCGCAGTTCGCCGTCGCCCGTCGCTATGGCTTCACCGGCTGGCCGGCGCTCGTGCACTACCTGCGGCTGGCCGCTGATCTGAGCGTCGACCCGGGCGCGGTCGACGAGGACGCCCTCGACCCGGCCGACCGGTTCTGCGCATGGGCCTCGTTGCGGTACGACGAATCCGACGCCCCGCCGCGATGGCAGGCCGCTGCCGAGCTGCTGGCCGGCGATCCAGAGCTGGTCGACCGCAGCATCTGGGCCGCGGCCGCCGCCAGTGACCCTGTCGCTCTGGCCGAACATCTCTCCACGCGCCCCGCCCTCGCCAACACCGGCGGTGGACCGTTCGACTGGGTGCCCATGATGTATCTCTGCTACTCGCGGGTTCCCCTGGGCCGCAGTGCAAATGACGTCCTGACGGCCGCGACGCTCCTGCTCGACGCCGGCGCCGACCCGAACGACGGTTACCTGTGGTGCGGCATGTCGACGCCGTTCACACTGTTGACCGGCGTGTTCGGGGAAGGCGAGCAAGGGCCGCGGCGGCAGCCCCGGCATCCGTATGCCACCGAACTCGCGACGCTGCTCCTGCGCCGCGGGGCCCATCCGGTTGATCAGCAGACGCTCTACAACCGCATGTTCCGCCCGGACGATTCGCACCTGGAGCTGCTGTTCGCCCACGGTCTCGCCGACGCCGGACCCAGCCCCTGGGAACGCCGGCTCGGCGAGGCGATGGAGACCCGAGAACAACTGTGGCAGCGGCAAATTCACTGGGCCGCCGAGCACGGGTTCCGCGACCGCCTCGACCTGCTCGCCCGGCACGGCATCGACGTGTCCGGCGTCGAACTCGTCACGCAGACCTTTCCCGATGATCCCAACGCCCGTGACGATGAGGGCGCGACGCCACTGCACCAGGCCGCGTGGGAGGGCGACCTGCCGCTGATCCGGCGGCTGCTCGCGGCGGGTGCGGACCCGTCCCTGACCGACGGACGGTTCGAGTCGACGCCGTTGCAGTGGGCCGAGCACGCCTATCAGACCGAGGCGGCGGAACTGCTGCGCGCCGCGACTTCGGCCACCACCTCCGAATACCACTGA
- a CDS encoding metal-sensitive transcriptional regulator gives MTADESGAPGGHPEASRGDAPKEAQHGYSPNKDNYAKRLRRVEGQVRGIAKMIDEDKYCIDVLTQISAVNSALQSVALALLDEHLGHCVSHAVAVGGDEAEQKLAEASAAIARLVRS, from the coding sequence ATGACGGCAGACGAGTCGGGGGCACCAGGGGGCCACCCTGAGGCCTCACGCGGCGATGCGCCGAAGGAAGCCCAACACGGCTATTCGCCGAACAAAGACAACTACGCCAAGCGGCTGCGGCGCGTCGAGGGACAGGTCCGCGGCATCGCCAAGATGATCGACGAGGACAAGTACTGCATCGACGTGTTGACGCAGATCAGCGCGGTCAACAGCGCCCTGCAGTCGGTCGCGCTGGCGCTGCTCGACGAGCACCTGGGGCACTGCGTGAGCCATGCGGTGGCCGTCGGCGGCGACGAGGCCGAGCAGAAGCTGGCCGAGGCCTCCGCGGCGATTGCGCGGCTCGTCCGGTCCTGA
- the ilvD gene encoding dihydroxy-acid dehydratase, with protein MSADQPDIKPRSRDVTDGLEKTAARGMLRAVGMGDDDWVKPQIGVGSSWNEITPCNMSLQRLAQSVKEGVHAAGGYPLEFGTISVSDGISMGHEGMHFSLVSREVIADSVETVMQAERLDGSVLLAGCDKSIPGMLMAAARLNLASVFFYNGSIMPGVAKLTDGTEKEVTIIDAFEAVGACARGLMSREDVDIIERAICPGEGACGGMYTANTMASAAEALGMSLPGSASPVAIDKRRDEFARKSGEAVVEMLRRGITARDILTKEAFENAIAVVMAFGGSTNAVLHLLAIAREAEVELTLADFTRIGNKVPHLADVKPFGRHVMKDVDEIGGVPVVMRALLDAGLLHGDCLTVTGKTMAENLAHIAPPDPDGKVLRAMNNPIHPTGGITILHGSLAPEGAVVKSAGFDSDVFEGTARVFERERAALDALEDGTITHGDVVVIRYEGPKGGPGMREMLAITGAIKGAGLGKDVLLMTDGRFSGGTTGLCVGHIAPEAVDGGPIAFVRDGDRIRLDVANGKLDLLVDEAELASRREGFEPLPPRYKTGVLAKYTKLVQSAAVGAVCT; from the coding sequence ATGTCTGCAGATCAGCCCGATATCAAGCCCCGCAGCCGCGACGTCACCGACGGTCTCGAGAAAACCGCAGCCCGCGGCATGCTGCGCGCGGTAGGGATGGGTGACGACGACTGGGTCAAGCCGCAGATCGGCGTCGGGTCGTCGTGGAACGAGATCACCCCCTGCAACATGTCGCTGCAGCGGCTGGCGCAGTCGGTCAAGGAGGGCGTGCACGCCGCCGGCGGTTACCCGCTGGAGTTCGGCACCATCTCCGTCTCCGACGGCATCTCGATGGGCCACGAGGGCATGCACTTCTCGCTGGTGTCGCGCGAGGTCATCGCCGACAGCGTCGAGACCGTCATGCAGGCCGAGCGCCTGGACGGCTCGGTGCTGCTCGCCGGCTGCGACAAGTCGATCCCCGGCATGCTCATGGCGGCCGCCCGGCTGAACCTGGCCAGCGTCTTCTTCTACAACGGCTCGATCATGCCGGGCGTCGCGAAGCTGACCGACGGCACCGAGAAGGAAGTCACCATCATCGACGCCTTCGAGGCCGTCGGTGCGTGCGCCCGCGGGCTGATGTCCCGCGAGGACGTCGACATCATCGAGCGCGCCATCTGTCCGGGCGAGGGCGCCTGTGGCGGTATGTACACCGCCAACACCATGGCGTCGGCGGCCGAGGCCCTCGGTATGTCGTTGCCGGGCAGCGCTTCTCCCGTCGCCATCGACAAGCGCCGCGACGAGTTCGCCCGCAAGTCCGGCGAGGCCGTCGTCGAGATGCTGCGCCGCGGCATCACCGCCCGCGACATCCTGACCAAGGAGGCGTTCGAGAACGCCATCGCCGTCGTCATGGCCTTCGGTGGCTCCACCAACGCGGTGCTGCACCTGCTGGCCATCGCCCGCGAGGCCGAGGTCGAGCTGACGCTCGCCGACTTCACCCGCATCGGCAACAAGGTGCCGCACCTGGCCGACGTGAAGCCCTTCGGCCGCCACGTGATGAAGGACGTCGACGAGATCGGCGGCGTGCCCGTCGTCATGCGCGCGCTGCTGGATGCCGGTCTGCTGCACGGTGATTGCCTCACCGTCACCGGCAAGACCATGGCCGAGAACCTCGCCCACATCGCGCCGCCCGACCCGGATGGCAAGGTGCTGCGCGCCATGAACAACCCGATCCACCCGACGGGCGGCATCACCATCCTGCACGGCTCGCTCGCCCCCGAGGGCGCCGTCGTGAAGTCGGCCGGCTTCGACTCCGACGTGTTCGAAGGCACCGCAAGGGTTTTCGAGCGCGAGCGAGCCGCCCTCGACGCACTGGAGGACGGCACCATCACGCACGGCGACGTCGTCGTCATCCGCTATGAGGGCCCCAAGGGCGGCCCGGGCATGCGCGAGATGCTCGCCATCACCGGCGCCATCAAGGGCGCCGGCCTGGGCAAGGACGTACTGCTGATGACCGACGGCCGCTTCTCGGGCGGGACGACGGGCCTGTGCGTCGGGCACATCGCGCCGGAGGCCGTCGACGGCGGCCCCATCGCGTTCGTGCGCGACGGTGACCGCATCCGCCTCGACGTCGCCAACGGCAAGCTCGACCTATTGGTCGACGAGGCCGAATTGGCTTCGCGCCGTGAAGGTTTCGAGCCGCTGCCGCCGCGCTACAAGACCGGCGTGCTGGCCAAGTACACCAAGCTGGTCCAGTCCGCCGCCGTCGGCGCCGTCTGCACCTAG
- a CDS encoding DNA-binding transcriptional regulator yields the protein MLRDDATIDAGALYDVAGELGMTDQQVRLCIKRLVADGQFVQDGRGRKAVLRATDELRSSITPDLDYLRLMYAQDRGDAPWDGRWHVVAFAVPESVRSARDAMRDAIVRLGGAAIQGGLYVSPNDWEREIAATAEQLAITDHVTTLTTTDLAVGGRAEPRAVADHLWPLHDIAERHRRLLAVAERALSALPDATPTAQLTTAIELAAEFTRALEADPLLPPELLPQPWIGVAARAKVAECWAELLKSEAPQRIRLFQWYSEVVAEVAARSSSAASV from the coding sequence ATGTTGCGGGACGACGCGACCATCGACGCCGGTGCGCTGTACGACGTCGCGGGCGAACTCGGGATGACGGACCAGCAGGTGCGGTTGTGCATCAAGCGACTGGTCGCCGACGGGCAGTTCGTCCAGGACGGGCGCGGCCGGAAAGCGGTGCTGCGGGCGACCGACGAGCTGCGCAGCAGCATCACCCCGGACCTCGACTATCTGCGGCTCATGTACGCCCAGGACCGGGGCGACGCGCCGTGGGACGGCCGCTGGCACGTCGTGGCGTTCGCGGTCCCGGAGTCGGTGCGGTCGGCGCGTGACGCGATGCGTGACGCGATCGTGCGCCTCGGTGGCGCCGCGATTCAAGGTGGTCTGTACGTCTCCCCGAACGACTGGGAGCGTGAGATCGCCGCCACGGCCGAACAATTGGCGATCACCGACCACGTCACCACGCTGACGACCACCGACTTGGCTGTCGGTGGCCGCGCCGAGCCGCGCGCCGTCGCCGACCACCTCTGGCCGCTGCACGACATCGCCGAACGTCACCGGCGCCTGCTCGCCGTCGCCGAACGCGCACTGTCCGCCTTGCCGGACGCCACCCCGACCGCGCAGCTCACCACGGCCATCGAACTGGCCGCCGAATTCACCCGCGCGCTCGAGGCCGACCCGCTGCTGCCACCAGAGTTGTTGCCGCAGCCGTGGATCGGCGTCGCCGCCCGCGCGAAGGTCGCGGAATGCTGGGCGGAGTTACTCAAAAGCGAAGCCCCGCAACGCATCAGGCTGTTTCAGTGGTATTCGGAGGTGGTGGCCGAAGTCGCGGCGCGCAGCAGTTCCGCCGCCTCGGTCTGA